The DNA sequence TTGCATTCCTCATCGCAGCAACGGGAGCCAAGACGTAAGACCCCGGCACATTTAGCGCAACTTTCCAGCCCAATCCTCCGACCTCAAAAAGGGATACCAGGTAGCTTTCCCCCGACGGCAATGCATATTTAAAGTTTAAATGTCCTGCCTCCTTCGACAGACTCTGACTCACCTTGCTGTAGGATTCCCAGAACCCCGGCAAAGCCTGAGAAGCAGGCGTACCGCTTTCTATGCTGGGATGCACGATGATCTTTCCCTCGTCGTCTATGGCAAAGGCGAAGCTTCCCTGAGTAAAGGCGACCTTTTTAACGTAATCCATGACGGGTTCAACGGATACGGCAGTGCCAAGCAAAAGCAAAGGCGTCCCACCCGCGTCTTTGATTTGCCTGTACGAAACATAATATTGGACGCCGTCTATGCTTTGAAATCCACGATAAATGCCTTCGGCCCTTATAGCCGTCTGATATATTGGTGAGTTAGGGTCCATCTCGGCACCCAGGACCAGCTCCTTGGAGTCCTTAAAGGTGGTCGATACCAGACAGGCCTTTTCACCGCTTTCATCTTTGTAAATTTGATATATCAAGAATTGCCCGTTCAACTGCTCGGCCAATTGATCCACGATATCGTTTGACCCCGTAATCTGTTTTAATCCGCTTCCAATTCCCATGATAAAGAGGGTCGGCAACTCACGCTCGCCTATTTTGACCTTATTTACGGACTCCATGATCCTATCGCCTGGCAACTGGCTCATGGCAACGGACAAATTTGACAGGCATCTGTCTTGAAATAAAGTGAGCTCGAGGTCTATGGTATCCCTCAAGCTCTTTGAAAAACTGTCCATCTGCTCGCTCATGCTGCGAACCAGCCTGCCTTTGGCGGCGAAGTAGCTACCGCAAAACACGGCCACCACGACGGCCAAAGTTATCACACCGGAAGCTAAAAGGATTTTATACCTTAAGGAAACGCCTCCACCGGTAGAAGAATTGGACACGATAAAGCCCCCCTTGGATATATAGTTTCACACTCAACTGTCACGATTATAGCAGACTATAAAGCTATATATCCAAATTTCTTACTTCGTTAGCATGGGCCTCTATAAATTCTCTCCTGGGCTCAACCTTATCTCCCATTAATATAGTAAAATATTCATCTGCAGCCAAGGCGTCTTCTATGTCCACCCTCTTCAATATCCTCTCGTTTGGGTCCATTGTCGTCTTCCAAAGCTGCTCGGGGTTCATCTCTCCCAAACCCTTATAGCGCTGCACGGTCGCCTTCTTATCAGATAAGCGTTCCATCAAGTTGCGAAGCTCCTTATCGGAATAGCAGTAGTACTCCTTCTTTCCGACCTGCACCCTGTAAAGGGGGGGCTGAGCTATATATAGATGCCCTTCCTCGATGATCCTCGGCATGAACCTGTAGAAGAAGGCAAGGAGGAGCGTCCTTATGTGCGCGCCGTCCACGTCGGCATCCGTCATGATTATGACCCTGTGGTAACGCAATTTGCTGATGTCAAAATCCTCTCCTATACCGCAGCCCAGGGCTTGAATTATCGTCCTTATCTCGGCGTTGGACAACACCTTATCAAGGCGTGCCTTCTCCACGTTCAATATCTTTCCCCGCAGAGGCAATATGGCCTGAAAGGTCCTGTTCCTTCCCTGTTTAGCGCTGCCTCCGGCTGAATCGCCCTCAACGATATATATCTCGCACTCCTCTGGGTCTTTACTGGAGCAATCTGCCAATTTACCGGGCAAATCGAGCCCTCCGAAGGCCGATTTGCGCCTGACCAGCTCTCGTGCTTTCTTGGCCGCATCACGAGCTTGTCTTGCCTTGATGGCCTTTTCCACGATCGGCCTGAGGTAGTCCGGCTTTTCCTCAAGAGTCGCCATCAACTCGTCGTAGACGATGGAGTCCACTATACCTCTGACATCGCTGTTTCCAAGCCTGGTCTTCGTCTGGCCCTCAAATTGGGGCTCCTTAAGCTTGATGGAGATGATGGCGGTAAGCCCTTCCTTCAAGTCGTCTCCTGAAAGGTTCGGATCTTTATCCTTCAAAAGCTTTTGTCTTCTCGCCATCTCATTTATGGCCCTGGTCAACGCCGTCCTGAAGCCTATCACGTGAGTTCCGCCCTCCACGGTGTGGATCAGGTTAGCAAAGGCAAAGACCCGCTCCTGGAAGGAATCGTTGTACTGCAGGGCCACCTCCACCAATACGCCGTCCTTCTCGCCGGATATGTAAATTGGCTCGGCGAATAAGGCAATTTTATCCCTATTTAAATACTTAACGAAGGAGACCACTCCACCTTCGTATCTGAAGGTCATGGACTTATTGCTTTTTAAGTCCTTCAACTCTATCATTATGCCTGGCACCAGGAAGGCAATTTCCCGAAGCCTGGCGCTCAATACGTCGAAGGAAAAATCCCTTTCCTCGAATATGGCGTCGTCAGGCATGAAATGCACCTTGGTGCCGGTGCGTTCAGCTTTGCCCACCGCCTTCAGTTCGCTCTGGGGCACACCCCTAGAATAGCGTTGATGCCATTCTATGCCGTCACGCCACACGGTAAGCTCAAGCCACGAAGACAGGGCATTGACGACGGAAACTCCTACACCATGTAGGCCTCCCGAAACCTGATAGGCCTTGTTGTCGAACTTGCCTCCGGCATGAAGCGTCGTAAGCACCACCTCGGCGGCTGGTTTGTTTACCTTTGGGTGCATATCGACCGGTATGCCTCGGCCGTTGTCCTCCACGGAAACGCTTCCGTCCGCATAGAGGGTAACCACAATGTGGTCGCAGTAACCTGCCATAGCCTCGTCTATGGCGTTGTCGACGACCTCATAGACCAAATGATGCAGGCCACGCATGCCCGTATCCCCAATGTACATGCTGGGCCTTCGACGAACGGCCTCCAGCCCTTCCAGGATCTGTATGTCATTTGCTGTATATTGCTTGGCTTCAGCAATAGTTGCCCCCATCGTTACATCACTTCCCTTTTTCATAACATGGACCTTTCTTTTATGATCGATGCATCTTGCAGGAAGATGCGCAGCTCCTGATACTTTCTTACCACGCTCCTGATGTTTCTGCCGATCACGCGAATATCGCCGTTTCGCATGTAGATCAGCGTTTTATTTTCGGCCCCTACTAAGGCCACAACATTGCCTAAAGGCATCAAATCCTCACCCGTGGATACGCTGTTCAAGGCAGGGCCTCCATTCGGCATTCGCGATCGATCGAACTGTGTATATTATATCAAAAAAAGAATTTTGCCGCTAATTCAGTCAGGGACTGCCTTTGTGCAATCGATTGCATAAACTTAATATAATTTTTTATGTTTTGTCCTAAACTATAGTTGACAACTTTTTTTAAGCGTGATATAAATTACCCCAAGAACGCAGAGTAATCATCGTGGGGAGGATTTCAGGATGAACGGATTCTTCCAAAGACCAGGACGAATAAGACGTTTGTAGGGGACTTTCAAATAAGAGAAGGGCAAGGCTAGGTCTTAAAAATCCTGGTTGGGAGGTTTACTGATATGTGGTTAAAAGATAAACAGGGAAATTGGTTCGTATTGCAGGACACCCTCTTTGCGGGAACGTTGAATAACACCGGAACATGGACCAAGAGCGACGAGGGAGATTGGTTTCAAGAAATGGAACCCTTAGAAATAAAGAACCTTTCTTTGATCGCTTAAATTTATTTAGTATTTAATTTAAATATAATAAAAATTTAAATATAAATAATAAAAGGGGATATGTATCCCCTTTTATTATTTTTAAAGATGACCGGTAATCCTATTTGCAAACCTCAACCATGAAAATTGACGTCCAAATTCTATAGATATCCTAATTTAACAAATTATTTAAACATGTAATTATCTCTTCATCAGAAGGCACGTTAGGAGCCTCTTGGGGGATCTGCTCGAGCTGCCCGACTCTATCTTCCGTATTGACGTAAGTGCCTGTACGTTCGTACCATGTCCTCGAAGGAAGGAACACATCAGCGGACACTGCCCCTTCGTCCTCGTAACATGATTGAATCGCTATGAAGTCGACATTTGGCAGTAATTTCGATATTGTCACGGGCATGGCAAGATCGGCCAGCAATACATAAACGCCCTCATATTTTTTGTCGCCCTCCCAAGGTTTTATGCCCAACTTTTCAATGCCTCGGCCATTGCTGCCGGAGGCTAACCCTAATTGCCTTACTCCCGGACGAAGCTTCCACAGAAACTCCATCATTGAACTGCCTGTATGAGGTCCGTAAATTACGATGGGTTTGGACGCTCCTTCAAGGATCTTGCCCAAACTGCATGCATCGTCTTCCTGGAGATGACAAGATGCGCGCAAGTCCACCCTCCTTCCAGACGAACCTACGACTACGAGCTTCGCCCCCCTATTGGCAGCCCTTTTTACGAAGGAGCTTACCGCTTTAAATTCTTCGTCCAGGTTTGTCCCAACCACGGCAATACAATCTGCGTCGTCGATATCCGTGATATGGGCATTCCCCAGTGGTGTGCCTGGGGGATCTATCAAGAAGGCATTATTGCCGAATAACTTTTTAAATTGGAACGCTGTCTCGTTTGTAGCCCTGGACGATATCAGCCCGGCAAAAGAATCCATGCCCAAATCCCTGATCTTGTCTGCAACATAAGCCAAAGCTTCCGTCAAACCTGCAGGTTTTACATTCCCCTCTTTGCATATAAGCGCACCTTTACGCCTGGCTTTTCCTTCAAAGAGCGGTTCAAATCGCCCGCTTGAACACAGCACCCCTTCGGTCGGACCTTTGCCAAACACCCCTTCTACCCTTAAAGGTTCGCCGTCGCGAGACAAAATTTCAATCTCACAGCCGATGCTGCAAAACGTACATGTGCTCCCGGTCCTCGTCATATCGGCTTGCCTGCCCACGTAAGTGCCTTTACGATCGGATAGGGCGCCTGTGGGGCAAACCTGAAGACAGGTGCCACAGGAGACGCATGTAGATTCATTGAAGGGCAGATCGTCGTCGGGACAGATCATGCTTTTAGGGCCCCTGTCCCGAACGGTGAGCACGGTATGTCCTGCTACCTCCTCACATGCGCGCACACATCTCCTGCATAAGATGCATCGATTTTGATCGTACAAGAAATACTTCCTGCTCATATCCATGGACAAACTCGGCCAGAAAAATCCGTAACGCACGTGGTCCAGCCCATATTCGTAGGCGAGCTTTTGAAGTTCGCAATCCCCGCTTTTCTCGCAGAACATGCAAAAATGATTTCTCTCCGAAAATAGCATCTCCAGGTTAGACCGCCTGAGAGCGTTAATCCTTTCGTTTTCAGTCGTGACCACCATGCCATTCGTAGCCTTTGTAACGCAAGCAGGTAACAGTCCCCTGGCTTCTCTGACCTCGACCAAGCACATCCGACAAATCCCCACGTCCGTTAGCCCTTCAAAGTGACATAACGTAGGAATGCGGATGCCATTTTTATTACAGACATCTAGGATTGTGTCCCCTAAATTTCCCTGAACCTTTCTGCCGTTTATCTCCAAGGTAACGGTAGACATGGCCCTTCCCCCTCACCGTTCTTCCAGGTCGCAGCGAAGGCATCTCTTGGCCTCGGCCTTCGCGACGTGCTCATTTGGAAACCCGAGGTTAACTTCCCTGAAGTCATAGACGCGCGTCTCCGGCGAAAGGATCGATGCCTTTGCCCTTGGGCGCTCCGCGTCTTCATCGCTTATTTCATACTTTTGCGCTTCAGGACGCTCCATGAGCGATGGAGGTTCCGGAAGCGGTAAACCTTTCAAAAACCTGTCTATGGCTCGCGCAGCCTTATTGGCCTGACCAACCGCCTCAACGATGCTTGCCGGACCTAACACCACATCTCCCACGGCAAATACACCCTCTCGCGACGTCATGAAGCTCCTTGGGTTGACTTCGATCGTGCCGTTACGATGTTGTCTTACGCCCCATTGGTCCAAAGAGGATTGATCCACCTTTTGTCCTATCGCGGCGACGACTATATCCGCATCTAAAATGAACTCGCTGCCCTCTATTGGGAATGAAGCTTTCCTCGCGGAGACATCGAATAGGCTTTTGCCCCTTTCATCTTGAAGCCTTAGCCTTTGGCAAAGCAACCCTACGACCTTTCCTTCACTTCCAATGACCTGAAGCGGAGCGGTCAAATAATGAAATATGACCCTCTCCTCCTC is a window from the Acetomicrobium flavidum genome containing:
- the gyrB gene encoding DNA topoisomerase (ATP-hydrolyzing) subunit B, which codes for MKKGSDVTMGATIAEAKQYTANDIQILEGLEAVRRRPSMYIGDTGMRGLHHLVYEVVDNAIDEAMAGYCDHIVVTLYADGSVSVEDNGRGIPVDMHPKVNKPAAEVVLTTLHAGGKFDNKAYQVSGGLHGVGVSVVNALSSWLELTVWRDGIEWHQRYSRGVPQSELKAVGKAERTGTKVHFMPDDAIFEERDFSFDVLSARLREIAFLVPGIMIELKDLKSNKSMTFRYEGGVVSFVKYLNRDKIALFAEPIYISGEKDGVLVEVALQYNDSFQERVFAFANLIHTVEGGTHVIGFRTALTRAINEMARRQKLLKDKDPNLSGDDLKEGLTAIISIKLKEPQFEGQTKTRLGNSDVRGIVDSIVYDELMATLEEKPDYLRPIVEKAIKARQARDAAKKARELVRRKSAFGGLDLPGKLADCSSKDPEECEIYIVEGDSAGGSAKQGRNRTFQAILPLRGKILNVEKARLDKVLSNAEIRTIIQALGCGIGEDFDISKLRYHRVIIMTDADVDGAHIRTLLLAFFYRFMPRIIEEGHLYIAQPPLYRVQVGKKEYYCYSDKELRNLMERLSDKKATVQRYKGLGEMNPEQLWKTTMDPNERILKRVDIEDALAADEYFTILMGDKVEPRREFIEAHANEVRNLDI
- a CDS encoding 2Fe-2S iron-sulfur cluster-binding protein; its protein translation is MSTVTLEINGRKVQGNLGDTILDVCNKNGIRIPTLCHFEGLTDVGICRMCLVEVREARGLLPACVTKATNGMVVTTENERINALRRSNLEMLFSERNHFCMFCEKSGDCELQKLAYEYGLDHVRYGFFWPSLSMDMSRKYFLYDQNRCILCRRCVRACEEVAGHTVLTVRDRGPKSMICPDDDLPFNESTCVSCGTCLQVCPTGALSDRKGTYVGRQADMTRTGSTCTFCSIGCEIEILSRDGEPLRVEGVFGKGPTEGVLCSSGRFEPLFEGKARRKGALICKEGNVKPAGLTEALAYVADKIRDLGMDSFAGLISSRATNETAFQFKKLFGNNAFLIDPPGTPLGNAHITDIDDADCIAVVGTNLDEEFKAVSSFVKRAANRGAKLVVVGSSGRRVDLRASCHLQEDDACSLGKILEGASKPIVIYGPHTGSSMMEFLWKLRPGVRQLGLASGSNGRGIEKLGIKPWEGDKKYEGVYVLLADLAMPVTISKLLPNVDFIAIQSCYEDEGAVSADVFLPSRTWYERTGTYVNTEDRVGQLEQIPQEAPNVPSDEEIITCLNNLLN